A single window of Cytobacillus luteolus DNA harbors:
- the ribF gene encoding bifunctional riboflavin kinase/FAD synthetase: protein MKIIYISHPHQLSKKELPNTVLALGYFDGVHKGHQSVINEAINIASHHQFSSAVMTFDPHPSVVLANGRKKVDLLTTIEEKAAIIEELGIDILYIVTFNEEFANLLPQEFVDDYIIGLNVKHVVAGFDFSYGRLGKGTMETLPFHSRGEFEQTTIEKQTHGETKISSTLIRQLINNGQIAEVYNLLGRYFTHTGKVVHGDKRGRTIGFPTANLDVKEGYITPPVGVYAVRVCVSSIWYFGVCNIGFKPTFHKDKKVPTIEVHIFDFDESIYDQEITIEWHTRIRSEKKFANVAELVKQINEDRDETKLYFEKMSHETCFLR from the coding sequence GTGAAAATTATTTATATATCTCATCCACACCAATTAAGTAAGAAAGAACTCCCAAACACAGTTTTAGCATTAGGATATTTTGATGGAGTCCATAAAGGTCATCAATCTGTTATAAATGAAGCTATAAATATAGCATCTCATCATCAATTTTCTAGTGCGGTTATGACTTTTGACCCTCATCCATCTGTTGTTCTTGCTAACGGAAGGAAAAAGGTGGACCTACTAACTACCATTGAAGAGAAAGCAGCTATTATCGAGGAGTTAGGAATTGATATTCTATATATTGTTACCTTTAATGAAGAGTTTGCCAATTTATTACCACAAGAATTCGTAGATGATTACATTATTGGGCTGAATGTAAAGCATGTTGTAGCAGGCTTTGATTTTAGCTATGGTAGATTAGGGAAAGGGACAATGGAGACACTGCCTTTTCACTCTCGTGGTGAATTCGAACAAACAACTATAGAAAAACAAACTCACGGTGAAACGAAAATTAGTTCAACCTTAATTAGACAACTTATTAATAATGGTCAAATTGCTGAGGTATATAATTTGTTAGGTAGATATTTTACCCACACAGGAAAAGTTGTTCATGGTGATAAAAGAGGTAGAACAATAGGTTTTCCCACAGCAAACCTAGATGTAAAAGAAGGATATATTACACCACCAGTAGGAGTCTATGCTGTAAGAGTGTGTGTAAGTTCAATCTGGTACTTTGGAGTATGTAATATTGGCTTTAAGCCAACCTTCCATAAGGATAAAAAGGTACCTACAATTGAGGTGCACATTTTTGATTTTGATGAGTCTATTTATGATCAAGAAATTACAATTGAATGGCACACACGAATTAGATCAGAGAAAAAGTTTGCCAATGTTGCAGAATTAGTAAAGCAAATTAATGAAGATAGAGATGAAACGAAGCTCTATTTTGAGAAAATGTCACACGAGACTTGCTTTTTAAGGTAA